One segment of Chionomys nivalis chromosome 1, mChiNiv1.1, whole genome shotgun sequence DNA contains the following:
- the Lrrtm4 gene encoding leucine-rich repeat transmembrane neuronal protein 4 isoform X1 produces MPGFRLITQLKGMSVFLVLFPTLLLVMLTGAQRACPKNCRCDGKIVYCESHAFADIPENISGGSQGLSLRFNSIQKLKSNQFAGLNQLIWLYLDHNYISSVDEDAFQGIRRLKELILSSNKITYLHNKTFHPVPNLRNLDLSYNKLQTLQSEQFKGLRKLIILHLRSNSLKTVPIRVFQDCRNLDFLDLGYNRLRSLSRNAFAGLLKLKELHLEHNQFSKINFAHFPRLFNLRSIYLQWNRIRSVSQGLTWTWSSLHTLDLSGNDIQAIEPGTFKCLPNLQKLNLDSNKLTNVSQETVNAWISLISITLSGNMWECSRSICPLFYWLKNFKGNKESTMICAGPKHIQGEKVSDAVETYNICSEVQVVNTERSHLAPQTPQKPPFIPNPTIFRPDAIPATLESASPSPGFQIPGTENEYEHVSFHKIIAGSVALFLSVAMILLVIYVSWKRYPASMKQLQQHSLMKRRRKKARESERQMNSPLQEYYVDYKPTNSETMDISVNGSGPCTYTISGSRECEV; encoded by the exons ATGCCAG GTTTCCGACTAATCACGCAGCTGAAAGGCATGAGTGTGTTTCTGGTGCTATTTCCCACCCTGCTGCTGGTGATGCTGACGGGGGCTCAGAGAGCTTGCCCGAAGAACTGCAGATGTGATGGCAAGATTGTGTACTGTGAGTCTCACGCCTTTGCAGACATCCCCGAGAACATTTCTGGAGGGTCACAAGGTTTATCCTTAAGGTTCAACAGCATTCAGAAACTCAAATCCAATCAGTTTGCCGGCCTTAACCAGCTTATATGGCTTTATCTTGACCATAATTACATTAGCTCAGTGGATGAAGATGCCTTTCAAGGGATCCGCAGACTGAAAGAATTAATTCTAAGCTCCAACAAAATTACCTATCTGCACAATAAAACATTTCACCCAGTCCCCAATCTCCGCAACCTGGATCTCTCCTACAACAAACTTCAGACCTTACAATCTGAGCAGTTTAAAGGCCTCCGGAAACTCATCATTTTGCACTTGCGATCGAATTCCCTAAAGACCGTGCCCATAAGGGTTTTTCAAGACTGCCGGAACCTTGACTTTCTGGATTTGGGTTACAATCGCCTCAGAAGCTTATCCCGAAATGCATTTGCTGGTCTTCTGAAGTTGAAGGAGCTCCATCTGGAGCACAATCAGTTTTCAAAGATCAACTTTGCTCATTTTCCTCGTCTCTTCAACCTGCGATCCATTTACCTGCAGTGGAACCGGATCCGCTCTGTGAGTCAAGGCCTAACATGGACCTGGAGTTCCCTGCACACCTTGGATCTATCAGGGAATGACATCCAAGCGATTGAGCCTGGCACATTTAAATGCCTCCCCAATTTGCAAAAATTGAATTTGGATTCCAACAAGCTCACCAACGTCTCCCAGGAGACCGTGAATGCATGGATATCCTTAATATCCATCACCTTGTCCGGAAACATGTGGGAATGCAGTCGGAGCATCTGTCCTCTGTTCTACTGGCTGAAGAATTTCAAAGGGAATAAAGAAAGTACCATGATCTGTGCAGGGCCTAAGCACATCCAGGGTGAGAAGGTCAGTGATGCTGTGGAGACTTACAACATCTGCTCTGAGGTCCAGGTGGTCAACACAGAAAGATCACACCTGGCACCTCAAACTCCCCAGAAGCCCCCGTTCATCCCCAACCCTACCATCTTCAGACCTGATGCCATCCCAGCGACCCTGGAGTCAGCAAGTCCATCCCCGGGCTTTCAGATTCCAGGTACGGAGAATGAGTACGAGCACGTTTCATTTCACAAAATTATCGCAGGAAGCGTGGCTCTGTTCCTCTCGGTGGCCATGATTCTCCTGGTGATCTATGTGTCTTGGAAAAGGTACCCAGCCAGCATGAAACAACTCCAACAGCACTCGCTTATGAAGAGGCGGCGGAAAAAGGCGAGGGAGTCAGAGAGACAAATGAATTCCCCTTTACAGGAATACTACGTGGACTACAAGCCTACGAACTCTGAGACCATGGATATATCGGTTAATGGATCTGGTCCCTGCACATATACCATCTCTGGCTCCAGGGAGTGTGAGGTATGA
- the Lrrtm4 gene encoding leucine-rich repeat transmembrane neuronal protein 4 isoform X2, translating to MGFRLITQLKGMSVFLVLFPTLLLVMLTGAQRACPKNCRCDGKIVYCESHAFADIPENISGGSQGLSLRFNSIQKLKSNQFAGLNQLIWLYLDHNYISSVDEDAFQGIRRLKELILSSNKITYLHNKTFHPVPNLRNLDLSYNKLQTLQSEQFKGLRKLIILHLRSNSLKTVPIRVFQDCRNLDFLDLGYNRLRSLSRNAFAGLLKLKELHLEHNQFSKINFAHFPRLFNLRSIYLQWNRIRSVSQGLTWTWSSLHTLDLSGNDIQAIEPGTFKCLPNLQKLNLDSNKLTNVSQETVNAWISLISITLSGNMWECSRSICPLFYWLKNFKGNKESTMICAGPKHIQGEKVSDAVETYNICSEVQVVNTERSHLAPQTPQKPPFIPNPTIFRPDAIPATLESASPSPGFQIPGTENEYEHVSFHKIIAGSVALFLSVAMILLVIYVSWKRYPASMKQLQQHSLMKRRRKKARESERQMNSPLQEYYVDYKPTNSETMDISVNGSGPCTYTISGSRECEV from the exons ATGG GTTTCCGACTAATCACGCAGCTGAAAGGCATGAGTGTGTTTCTGGTGCTATTTCCCACCCTGCTGCTGGTGATGCTGACGGGGGCTCAGAGAGCTTGCCCGAAGAACTGCAGATGTGATGGCAAGATTGTGTACTGTGAGTCTCACGCCTTTGCAGACATCCCCGAGAACATTTCTGGAGGGTCACAAGGTTTATCCTTAAGGTTCAACAGCATTCAGAAACTCAAATCCAATCAGTTTGCCGGCCTTAACCAGCTTATATGGCTTTATCTTGACCATAATTACATTAGCTCAGTGGATGAAGATGCCTTTCAAGGGATCCGCAGACTGAAAGAATTAATTCTAAGCTCCAACAAAATTACCTATCTGCACAATAAAACATTTCACCCAGTCCCCAATCTCCGCAACCTGGATCTCTCCTACAACAAACTTCAGACCTTACAATCTGAGCAGTTTAAAGGCCTCCGGAAACTCATCATTTTGCACTTGCGATCGAATTCCCTAAAGACCGTGCCCATAAGGGTTTTTCAAGACTGCCGGAACCTTGACTTTCTGGATTTGGGTTACAATCGCCTCAGAAGCTTATCCCGAAATGCATTTGCTGGTCTTCTGAAGTTGAAGGAGCTCCATCTGGAGCACAATCAGTTTTCAAAGATCAACTTTGCTCATTTTCCTCGTCTCTTCAACCTGCGATCCATTTACCTGCAGTGGAACCGGATCCGCTCTGTGAGTCAAGGCCTAACATGGACCTGGAGTTCCCTGCACACCTTGGATCTATCAGGGAATGACATCCAAGCGATTGAGCCTGGCACATTTAAATGCCTCCCCAATTTGCAAAAATTGAATTTGGATTCCAACAAGCTCACCAACGTCTCCCAGGAGACCGTGAATGCATGGATATCCTTAATATCCATCACCTTGTCCGGAAACATGTGGGAATGCAGTCGGAGCATCTGTCCTCTGTTCTACTGGCTGAAGAATTTCAAAGGGAATAAAGAAAGTACCATGATCTGTGCAGGGCCTAAGCACATCCAGGGTGAGAAGGTCAGTGATGCTGTGGAGACTTACAACATCTGCTCTGAGGTCCAGGTGGTCAACACAGAAAGATCACACCTGGCACCTCAAACTCCCCAGAAGCCCCCGTTCATCCCCAACCCTACCATCTTCAGACCTGATGCCATCCCAGCGACCCTGGAGTCAGCAAGTCCATCCCCGGGCTTTCAGATTCCAGGTACGGAGAATGAGTACGAGCACGTTTCATTTCACAAAATTATCGCAGGAAGCGTGGCTCTGTTCCTCTCGGTGGCCATGATTCTCCTGGTGATCTATGTGTCTTGGAAAAGGTACCCAGCCAGCATGAAACAACTCCAACAGCACTCGCTTATGAAGAGGCGGCGGAAAAAGGCGAGGGAGTCAGAGAGACAAATGAATTCCCCTTTACAGGAATACTACGTGGACTACAAGCCTACGAACTCTGAGACCATGGATATATCGGTTAATGGATCTGGTCCCTGCACATATACCATCTCTGGCTCCAGGGAGTGTGAGGTATGA